A stretch of the Pan troglodytes isolate AG18354 chromosome 20, NHGRI_mPanTro3-v2.0_pri, whole genome shotgun sequence genome encodes the following:
- the ZNF700 gene encoding zinc finger protein 700 isoform X2 — protein sequence MPCCSHRSCREDPGTSESREMDPVAFEDVAVNFTQEEWTLLDISQKNLFREVMLETFRNLTSIGKKWSDQNIEYEYQNPRRSFRSLIEEKVNEIKEDSHRGETFTQVLDDRLNFQEKKASPEVKSCDSFVCAEVGIGNSSFNMNIRGDTGHKACEYQEYGPKPYKCQQPKNKKAFRYRPSIRTQERDHTGEKPYACKVCGKTFIFHSSVRRHMVMHSGDGTYKCKFCGKAFHSFSLYLIHERTHTGEKPYECKQCGKSFTYSATLQIHERTHTGEKPYECSKCDKAFHSSSSYHRHERSHMGEKPYQCKECGKAFAYTSSLRRHERTHSGKKPYECKQYGEGLSYLTSFQTHIRMNSGERPYKCKICGKGFYSAKSFQTHEKTHTGEKRYKCKQCGKAFNLSSSFRYHERIHTGEKPYECKQCGKAFRSASQLRVHGGTHTGEKPYECKECGKAFRSTSHLRVHGRTHTGEKPYECKECGKAFRYVKHLQIHERTEKHIRMPSGERPYKCSICEKGFYSAKSFQTHEKTHTGEKPYECNQCGKAFRCCNSLRYHERTHTGEKPYECKQCGKAFRSASHLRMHERTHTGEKPYECKQCGKAFSCASNLRKHGRTHTGEKPYECKQCGKAFRSASNLQMHERTHTGEKPYECKECEKAFCKFSSFQIHERKHRGEKPYECKHCGNGFTSAKILQIHARTHIGEKHYECKECGKAFNYFSSLHIHARTHMGEKPYQCKDCGKAFS from the exons GACCCAGTGGCCTTTGAGGATGTGGCTGTGAACTTCACCCAGGAAGAGTGGACATTGCTGGATATTTCCCAGAAGAATCTCTTCAGGGAAGTGATGCTGGAAACTTTCAGGAACCTGACCTCTATAG gaaaaaaatggagTGACCAGAACATTGAATATGAGTACCAAAACCCCAGAAGAAGCTTCag GAGTCTCATAGAAGAGAAagtcaatgaaattaaagaagacagtCATCGTGGAGAAACTTTTACCCAGGTTCTAGATGACAGACTGAACTTCCAGGAGAAGAAAGCTTCTCCTGAAGTAAAATCATGTGACAGCTTTGTGTGTGCAGAAGTTGGCATAGGTAACTCGTCTTTTAATATGAACATCAGAGGTGACACTGGACACAAGGCATGTGAGTATCAGGAATATGGACCAAAGCCATATAAGTGTCAACAACCTAAAAATAAGAAAGCCTTCAGGTATCGCCCCTCCATTAGAACACAAGAAAGGgatcacactggagagaaaccctatgctTGTAAAGTCTGTGGAAAAACCTTTATTTTCCATTCAAGCGTTCGAAGACACATGGTAATGCACAGTGGGGATGGaacttataaatgtaaattttgtgGGAAAGCCTTCCATTCTTTCAGTTTATATCTTATCCATgaaagaactcacactggagagaaaccatatgaATGTAAACAATGTGGTAAATCCTTTACTTATTCTGCTACCCTTCAAATACATGAAAGAACTCACACTGGGGAGAAGCCCTATGAATGTAGCAAATGTGATAAAGCATTTCATAGTTCTAGTTCCTATCACAGACATGAAAGAAGTCACATGGGAGAGAAGCCTTATCAATGCAAAGAATGTGGAAAAGCATTTGCATATACCAGTTCTCTTCGTAGACATGAAAGGACCCACTCTGGGAAAAAACCGTATGAATGTAAGCAATATGGGGAAGGCTTATCCTATCTTACAAGTTTTCAAACACACATAAGAATGAACTCTGGAGAAAGACCTTATAAATGTAAGATATGTGGGAAAGGCTTTTATTCTGCCAAGTCAtttcaaacacatgaaaaaactcacactggagagaaacgcTATAAATGCAAGCAATGTGGTAAAGCCTTCAATCTTTCCAGTTCCTTTCGATATCATGAAAggattcacactggagagaaaccctatgagtgtaagcagtgtgggaaagccttcagatcTGCCTCACAGCTTCGAGTGCACGGTgggactcacactggagagaaaccctatgaatgtaaggaatgtgggaaagccttcagatcTACCTCACACCTTCGAGTGCATGGTAGgactcatactggagagaaaccctatgaatgtaaggaatgtgggaaagccttcagataTGTGAAGCACCTTCAAATTCATGAAAGGACAGAAAAACACATAAGAATGCCCTCTGGAGAAAGACCTTATAAATGTAGTATATGTGAGAAAGGCTTTTATTCTGCCAAGTCAtttcaaacacatgaaaaaactcacactggagagaaaccctatgaatgcaaCCAATGTGGTAAAGCCTTCAGATGTTGCAATTCCCTTCGATATCATGAaaggactcacactggagagaagccctatgAGTGTAagcaatgtgggaaagccttcagatcTGCCTCACACCTTCGAATGCATGAaaggactcacactggagagaaaccctatgagtgtaagcaatgtgggaaagccttcagttgTGCCTCAAACCTTCGAAAGCATGGTaggactcacactggagagaaaccctatgagtgtaagcaatgtgggaaagccttcagatcTGCCTCAAACCTTCAGATGCATGAaaggactcacactggagagaaaccctatgaatgtaaggaatgcgAAAAAGCATTCTGTAAATTCTCTTCTTTTCAAATACATGAAAGGAAGCACAGAGGAGAGAAGCCCTATGAATGTAAGCATTGTGGGAATGGATTCACATCTGCCAAGATTCTTCAAATACATGCAAGAACACACATTGGAGAGAAACactatgaatgtaaggaatgtggaaaagcattcaattatttttcttccttgcatATACACGCAAGGACTCATATGGGAGAGAAGCCATATCAATGTAAGGATTGTGGGAAAGCATTCAGCTAG
- the ZNF700 gene encoding zinc finger protein 700 isoform X3, with protein sequence MNIRGDTGHKACEYQEYGPKPYKCQQPKNKKAFRYRPSIRTQERDHTGEKPYACKVCGKTFIFHSSVRRHMVMHSGDGTYKCKFCGKAFHSFSLYLIHERTHTGEKPYECKQCGKSFTYSATLQIHERTHTGEKPYECSKCDKAFHSSSSYHRHERSHMGEKPYQCKECGKAFAYTSSLRRHERTHSGKKPYECKQYGEGLSYLTSFQTHIRMNSGERPYKCKICGKGFYSAKSFQTHEKTHTGEKRYKCKQCGKAFNLSSSFRYHERIHTGEKPYECKQCGKAFRSASQLRVHGGTHTGEKPYECKECGKAFRSTSHLRVHGRTHTGEKPYECKECGKAFRYVKHLQIHERTEKHIRMPSGERPYKCSICEKGFYSAKSFQTHEKTHTGEKPYECNQCGKAFRCCNSLRYHERTHTGEKPYECKQCGKAFRSASHLRMHERTHTGEKPYECKQCGKAFSCASNLRKHGRTHTGEKPYECKQCGKAFRSASNLQMHERTHTGEKPYECKECEKAFCKFSSFQIHERKHRGEKPYECKHCGNGFTSAKILQIHARTHIGEKHYECKECGKAFNYFSSLHIHARTHMGEKPYQCKDCGKAFS encoded by the coding sequence ATGAACATCAGAGGTGACACTGGACACAAGGCATGTGAGTATCAGGAATATGGACCAAAGCCATATAAGTGTCAACAACCTAAAAATAAGAAAGCCTTCAGGTATCGCCCCTCCATTAGAACACAAGAAAGGgatcacactggagagaaaccctatgctTGTAAAGTCTGTGGAAAAACCTTTATTTTCCATTCAAGCGTTCGAAGACACATGGTAATGCACAGTGGGGATGGaacttataaatgtaaattttgtgGGAAAGCCTTCCATTCTTTCAGTTTATATCTTATCCATgaaagaactcacactggagagaaaccatatgaATGTAAACAATGTGGTAAATCCTTTACTTATTCTGCTACCCTTCAAATACATGAAAGAACTCACACTGGGGAGAAGCCCTATGAATGTAGCAAATGTGATAAAGCATTTCATAGTTCTAGTTCCTATCACAGACATGAAAGAAGTCACATGGGAGAGAAGCCTTATCAATGCAAAGAATGTGGAAAAGCATTTGCATATACCAGTTCTCTTCGTAGACATGAAAGGACCCACTCTGGGAAAAAACCGTATGAATGTAAGCAATATGGGGAAGGCTTATCCTATCTTACAAGTTTTCAAACACACATAAGAATGAACTCTGGAGAAAGACCTTATAAATGTAAGATATGTGGGAAAGGCTTTTATTCTGCCAAGTCAtttcaaacacatgaaaaaactcacactggagagaaacgcTATAAATGCAAGCAATGTGGTAAAGCCTTCAATCTTTCCAGTTCCTTTCGATATCATGAAAggattcacactggagagaaaccctatgagtgtaagcagtgtgggaaagccttcagatcTGCCTCACAGCTTCGAGTGCACGGTgggactcacactggagagaaaccctatgaatgtaaggaatgtgggaaagccttcagatcTACCTCACACCTTCGAGTGCATGGTAGgactcatactggagagaaaccctatgaatgtaaggaatgtgggaaagccttcagataTGTGAAGCACCTTCAAATTCATGAAAGGACAGAAAAACACATAAGAATGCCCTCTGGAGAAAGACCTTATAAATGTAGTATATGTGAGAAAGGCTTTTATTCTGCCAAGTCAtttcaaacacatgaaaaaactcacactggagagaaaccctatgaatgcaaCCAATGTGGTAAAGCCTTCAGATGTTGCAATTCCCTTCGATATCATGAaaggactcacactggagagaagccctatgAGTGTAagcaatgtgggaaagccttcagatcTGCCTCACACCTTCGAATGCATGAaaggactcacactggagagaaaccctatgagtgtaagcaatgtgggaaagccttcagttgTGCCTCAAACCTTCGAAAGCATGGTaggactcacactggagagaaaccctatgagtgtaagcaatgtgggaaagccttcagatcTGCCTCAAACCTTCAGATGCATGAaaggactcacactggagagaaaccctatgaatgtaaggaatgcgAAAAAGCATTCTGTAAATTCTCTTCTTTTCAAATACATGAAAGGAAGCACAGAGGAGAGAAGCCCTATGAATGTAAGCATTGTGGGAATGGATTCACATCTGCCAAGATTCTTCAAATACATGCAAGAACACACATTGGAGAGAAACactatgaatgtaaggaatgtggaaaagcattcaattatttttcttccttgcatATACACGCAAGGACTCATATGGGAGAGAAGCCATATCAATGTAAGGATTGTGGGAAAGCATTCAGCTAG
- the ZNF700 gene encoding zinc finger protein 700 isoform X1, translating into MLETFRNLTSIGKKWSDQNIEYEYQNPRRSFRSLIEEKVNEIKEDSHRGETFTQVLDDRLNFQEKKASPEVKSCDSFVCAEVGIGNSSFNMNIRGDTGHKACEYQEYGPKPYKCQQPKNKKAFRYRPSIRTQERDHTGEKPYACKVCGKTFIFHSSVRRHMVMHSGDGTYKCKFCGKAFHSFSLYLIHERTHTGEKPYECKQCGKSFTYSATLQIHERTHTGEKPYECSKCDKAFHSSSSYHRHERSHMGEKPYQCKECGKAFAYTSSLRRHERTHSGKKPYECKQYGEGLSYLTSFQTHIRMNSGERPYKCKICGKGFYSAKSFQTHEKTHTGEKRYKCKQCGKAFNLSSSFRYHERIHTGEKPYECKQCGKAFRSASQLRVHGGTHTGEKPYECKECGKAFRSTSHLRVHGRTHTGEKPYECKECGKAFRYVKHLQIHERTEKHIRMPSGERPYKCSICEKGFYSAKSFQTHEKTHTGEKPYECNQCGKAFRCCNSLRYHERTHTGEKPYECKQCGKAFRSASHLRMHERTHTGEKPYECKQCGKAFSCASNLRKHGRTHTGEKPYECKQCGKAFRSASNLQMHERTHTGEKPYECKECEKAFCKFSSFQIHERKHRGEKPYECKHCGNGFTSAKILQIHARTHIGEKHYECKECGKAFNYFSSLHIHARTHMGEKPYQCKDCGKAFS; encoded by the exons ATGCTGGAAACTTTCAGGAACCTGACCTCTATAG gaaaaaaatggagTGACCAGAACATTGAATATGAGTACCAAAACCCCAGAAGAAGCTTCag GAGTCTCATAGAAGAGAAagtcaatgaaattaaagaagacagtCATCGTGGAGAAACTTTTACCCAGGTTCTAGATGACAGACTGAACTTCCAGGAGAAGAAAGCTTCTCCTGAAGTAAAATCATGTGACAGCTTTGTGTGTGCAGAAGTTGGCATAGGTAACTCGTCTTTTAATATGAACATCAGAGGTGACACTGGACACAAGGCATGTGAGTATCAGGAATATGGACCAAAGCCATATAAGTGTCAACAACCTAAAAATAAGAAAGCCTTCAGGTATCGCCCCTCCATTAGAACACAAGAAAGGgatcacactggagagaaaccctatgctTGTAAAGTCTGTGGAAAAACCTTTATTTTCCATTCAAGCGTTCGAAGACACATGGTAATGCACAGTGGGGATGGaacttataaatgtaaattttgtgGGAAAGCCTTCCATTCTTTCAGTTTATATCTTATCCATgaaagaactcacactggagagaaaccatatgaATGTAAACAATGTGGTAAATCCTTTACTTATTCTGCTACCCTTCAAATACATGAAAGAACTCACACTGGGGAGAAGCCCTATGAATGTAGCAAATGTGATAAAGCATTTCATAGTTCTAGTTCCTATCACAGACATGAAAGAAGTCACATGGGAGAGAAGCCTTATCAATGCAAAGAATGTGGAAAAGCATTTGCATATACCAGTTCTCTTCGTAGACATGAAAGGACCCACTCTGGGAAAAAACCGTATGAATGTAAGCAATATGGGGAAGGCTTATCCTATCTTACAAGTTTTCAAACACACATAAGAATGAACTCTGGAGAAAGACCTTATAAATGTAAGATATGTGGGAAAGGCTTTTATTCTGCCAAGTCAtttcaaacacatgaaaaaactcacactggagagaaacgcTATAAATGCAAGCAATGTGGTAAAGCCTTCAATCTTTCCAGTTCCTTTCGATATCATGAAAggattcacactggagagaaaccctatgagtgtaagcagtgtgggaaagccttcagatcTGCCTCACAGCTTCGAGTGCACGGTgggactcacactggagagaaaccctatgaatgtaaggaatgtgggaaagccttcagatcTACCTCACACCTTCGAGTGCATGGTAGgactcatactggagagaaaccctatgaatgtaaggaatgtgggaaagccttcagataTGTGAAGCACCTTCAAATTCATGAAAGGACAGAAAAACACATAAGAATGCCCTCTGGAGAAAGACCTTATAAATGTAGTATATGTGAGAAAGGCTTTTATTCTGCCAAGTCAtttcaaacacatgaaaaaactcacactggagagaaaccctatgaatgcaaCCAATGTGGTAAAGCCTTCAGATGTTGCAATTCCCTTCGATATCATGAaaggactcacactggagagaagccctatgAGTGTAagcaatgtgggaaagccttcagatcTGCCTCACACCTTCGAATGCATGAaaggactcacactggagagaaaccctatgagtgtaagcaatgtgggaaagccttcagttgTGCCTCAAACCTTCGAAAGCATGGTaggactcacactggagagaaaccctatgagtgtaagcaatgtgggaaagccttcagatcTGCCTCAAACCTTCAGATGCATGAaaggactcacactggagagaaaccctatgaatgtaaggaatgcgAAAAAGCATTCTGTAAATTCTCTTCTTTTCAAATACATGAAAGGAAGCACAGAGGAGAGAAGCCCTATGAATGTAAGCATTGTGGGAATGGATTCACATCTGCCAAGATTCTTCAAATACATGCAAGAACACACATTGGAGAGAAACactatgaatgtaaggaatgtggaaaagcattcaattatttttcttccttgcatATACACGCAAGGACTCATATGGGAGAGAAGCCATATCAATGTAAGGATTGTGGGAAAGCATTCAGCTAG